Below is a window of Cytophaga hutchinsonii ATCC 33406 DNA.
ATTATTTATACATCTCAAGTTCGTAGTTTAATCTTTAATAATTATGTCAAAAATTAAAGTTGGTATTAATGGCTTTGGCCGTATTGGTCGTTTGGTTTTCCGTGCTGCGGTTAACAATCCTAACATTCAAATAGTTGGAATCAATGATTTGATTGATGTTGACTACATGGCATACATGTTAAAGTATGACTCTACTCACGGTCGTTTCAGCGGTACGGTAGATGTTACAGATGGTAAATTGGTTGTAAATGGCAATGCTATCCGTGTAACGGCTGAAAGAGATCCTGCAAATTTAAAGTGGAATGAAGTTGGTGCTGAATACGTTGTAGAATCCACAGGTCTTTTCCTTACAATGGATACTGCTGATAAACATATTGCAGCTGGTGCAAAAAGAGTTGTATTATCTGCTCCGGCAAAAGATGATACTCCTACTTTCGTAATGGGTGTAAACAACAAGTCATATACGAAAGATATGACAATCGTTTCTAATGCTTCCTGTACTACAAACTGTTTAGCTCCGGTAGCTAAAGTATTAAATGATAACTTCGGTATCCTTGAAGGTTTAATGACTACTGTTCACGCTGCAACTGCAACTCAAAAAACAGTAGATGGTCCTTCAGCTAAAGACTGGAGAGGTGGCCGTGGTGCTTACCAAAACATTATCCCTTCTTCTACAGGCGCTGCTAAAGCGGTTGGTCTTGTTATCCCTCAATTAAAAGGAAAATTAACGGGTATGTCTTTCCGTGTTCCTACACCAGACGTTTCTGTAGTTGATTTAA
It encodes the following:
- the gap gene encoding type I glyceraldehyde-3-phosphate dehydrogenase gives rise to the protein MSKIKVGINGFGRIGRLVFRAAVNNPNIQIVGINDLIDVDYMAYMLKYDSTHGRFSGTVDVTDGKLVVNGNAIRVTAERDPANLKWNEVGAEYVVESTGLFLTMDTADKHIAAGAKRVVLSAPAKDDTPTFVMGVNNKSYTKDMTIVSNASCTTNCLAPVAKVLNDNFGILEGLMTTVHAATATQKTVDGPSAKDWRGGRGAYQNIIPSSTGAAKAVGLVIPQLKGKLTGMSFRVPTPDVSVVDLTCRLEKAASYETIKAAMKAASEGDMKGILGYTEDEVVSTDFLGDARTSIFDAKAGISLNDNFVKVVSWYDNEWGYSNKLVDLIVHMDTVK